In Nonomuraea sp. NBC_00507, the following are encoded in one genomic region:
- a CDS encoding ABC transporter substrate-binding protein — protein MTLSPLAACAGPGTAPGAGSGAGSTAGPGITLALNRSLVSLDNKLNQFDAAVTVQRGVRQALTFIDPKLTVQPVLAERFELTAPTEWTVKLRDGVHYSDGSPVTVEDVSTALQMYQKVLGSFLAGLFPEWPTVTPVDASTFKLVTENPVPTLDYLMANILITPAAANKPEELQGGIGSGPYVVTSANRGTGEYTLQVNGKYWGPAPVIKTVQVRFLPEEANRVVALRSGEVDLIDSISPDAISQLSGLSDVEIQQVPSTRISQLFYNFRKPSGHPLADVRVREALSYAINGPALIKDVFADSVTQARGVVADTLTGAVQTGEYVHDPQKARQMLDAAGVKDLKIKMIWETGEFANDTSVMEAVVEMLKAVGVQAELQQFQPGGEISKWRQGRAGDWDVLGNGYPGPTGLALTPLQGMFAGTAEKEATRDTYHGYVIPKITTLLQKASQETDNTARERLLATAQKEIWNTWPCMWAFVPKTVIARRKRMQNVLLSPTNSYDLASVRLSG, from the coding sequence ATGACCCTGAGTCCCCTCGCCGCCTGCGCGGGACCGGGAACCGCCCCCGGCGCGGGATCCGGCGCCGGCTCCACCGCCGGCCCGGGGATCACGCTGGCGCTCAACCGCTCGCTCGTGTCGCTGGACAACAAGCTCAACCAGTTCGATGCCGCCGTCACCGTCCAGCGCGGCGTCCGTCAGGCGCTGACCTTCATCGATCCGAAGCTCACCGTGCAGCCCGTCCTGGCCGAGAGGTTCGAGCTGACGGCTCCCACCGAGTGGACGGTCAAGCTGCGCGACGGCGTCCACTACTCCGATGGCAGCCCGGTCACGGTCGAAGATGTCTCAACCGCCCTGCAGATGTACCAGAAGGTCCTCGGATCGTTCCTGGCCGGCCTCTTCCCCGAATGGCCGACCGTCACCCCCGTCGACGCGAGCACCTTCAAGCTCGTGACCGAAAACCCGGTGCCGACACTCGACTACCTGATGGCGAACATTCTGATCACCCCCGCTGCCGCCAACAAACCGGAGGAGCTCCAGGGCGGCATCGGATCGGGCCCCTACGTCGTCACCTCCGCGAACCGGGGCACCGGTGAGTACACGCTGCAGGTCAACGGCAAATACTGGGGTCCCGCGCCCGTGATCAAGACCGTACAGGTCAGGTTCCTCCCGGAGGAGGCCAACCGCGTCGTCGCCCTGCGCAGCGGCGAGGTCGATCTGATCGACTCGATCTCCCCCGATGCGATCAGCCAGCTCTCCGGCCTGAGCGACGTGGAGATACAGCAGGTGCCGAGCACGCGGATCAGCCAGCTCTTCTACAACTTCCGCAAGCCCTCCGGGCACCCGCTCGCCGACGTGCGCGTGCGCGAGGCGCTCAGCTACGCCATCAACGGTCCCGCCCTGATCAAGGACGTCTTCGCCGATTCGGTGACCCAGGCCCGAGGCGTGGTGGCGGACACCCTGACCGGGGCGGTTCAAACGGGCGAGTACGTCCACGACCCGCAGAAGGCCCGGCAGATGCTCGACGCCGCCGGAGTGAAAGATCTCAAAATCAAGATGATCTGGGAGACCGGAGAGTTCGCCAACGACACCAGTGTCATGGAGGCGGTGGTGGAGATGCTCAAGGCGGTCGGTGTCCAGGCCGAACTCCAGCAGTTCCAGCCGGGCGGCGAAATCTCCAAGTGGCGGCAGGGCCGGGCCGGCGACTGGGACGTCCTCGGCAACGGCTATCCCGGCCCGACGGGGCTGGCGCTGACTCCGCTGCAGGGCATGTTCGCCGGCACGGCGGAAAAGGAGGCCACCCGGGACACCTACCATGGCTACGTGATCCCCAAGATCACGACCTTGCTGCAGAAGGCCTCACAGGAAACCGACAACACGGCCAGGGAGCGCCTCCTCGCCACCGCCCAGAAGGAGATCTGGAACACCTGGCCCTGCATGTGGGCCTTCGTCCCCAAGACCGTCATCGCCCGGCGCAAGCGCATGCAGAACGTCCTGCTCAGTCCCACCAACTCCTACGACCTCGCATCCGTCCGGCTGAGTGGATGA
- a CDS encoding HpcH/HpaI aldolase family protein, protein MSITDFTARIRAREPALGYWSVLDSPVSTERIARLGYDYVCLDAQHGLLGYSGLLSGLMAIDAGGVSAGLVRVEANDPGHIGRALDAGAAGVIVPLIDTADDAAAAVSATRYPPKGRRSYGPMRSALRIGPRPADSDATVLVLVMIETARGLANIEAICATSGLDGVYVGPSDLCLALGGAFPGDPAIASPFEDALVTVREAARSAGVAAGIHTPDGGTAAKRLAEGYTFATIASDLVHLEQAAKSHLTDARAQSRRGEQ, encoded by the coding sequence GTGAGCATCACCGACTTCACCGCCAGGATCCGTGCCCGGGAGCCCGCACTGGGCTACTGGTCCGTCCTGGATTCGCCGGTGTCCACCGAACGCATCGCACGCCTCGGCTACGACTACGTGTGCCTGGACGCCCAGCACGGGCTGCTGGGCTACTCGGGGCTGCTGAGCGGCCTGATGGCGATCGACGCGGGCGGCGTGTCCGCGGGCCTGGTCAGGGTCGAGGCGAACGACCCCGGCCACATCGGCCGTGCCCTGGATGCGGGCGCCGCGGGTGTCATCGTGCCTCTCATCGACACCGCCGACGACGCCGCGGCGGCCGTCTCCGCGACCCGCTATCCGCCGAAGGGGCGCCGCTCGTACGGCCCGATGCGCTCGGCGCTCCGCATCGGGCCGCGCCCCGCGGACAGCGACGCCACAGTGCTGGTCCTCGTCATGATCGAGACGGCACGGGGGCTGGCGAACATCGAGGCGATCTGCGCGACCTCCGGCCTGGACGGCGTCTACGTCGGCCCGTCCGATCTGTGCCTGGCTCTGGGCGGCGCCTTCCCCGGCGACCCCGCGATCGCTTCCCCGTTCGAGGACGCGCTGGTCACGGTGCGCGAAGCCGCCAGGTCCGCCGGCGTCGCCGCCGGCATCCACACCCCTGACGGCGGGACCGCCGCCAAGCGCCTGGCCGAGGGATACACCTTCGCCACCATCGCCTCAGACCTCGTCCACCTCGAACAGGCCGCGAAGTCCCACCTAACCGACGCCCGAGCCCAGTCTCGCCGAGGAGAACAGTGA
- a CDS encoding ABC transporter permease, whose product MTAPRIGTAAGAADGFGSRSTAEPLARPSAVSAKDLARSAAVRRRKSARLKTWVGSVCVALVVVPVALANILPIPGPDDQSLGLRRLPPLADGHLFGTDQLGRDLLSRVLHGGQVSLTVGVLAIVVSGIIGLIAGAAAGFFGGWVDAMVSRLLEAQLSLPLLLMLLLIVALFGPSIPVITFVIAIAQWPEVARLTRSLVLVEREKPYVAAARVLGLHRITILFRHVLPNVVKQATLVILLLLAQAVLLESALSYLGAGPQRPFATWGRIISDGQDYITTSWWLVTLPGPVIVLLVVGVNLLGDGLRDRVRRRKER is encoded by the coding sequence ATGACCGCCCCGCGCATCGGCACCGCGGCCGGCGCCGCCGACGGCTTCGGCAGCCGGAGCACCGCGGAGCCCCTCGCGCGGCCCAGCGCGGTCTCCGCCAAGGATCTCGCCCGGTCCGCGGCGGTCCGCCGCCGCAAGAGCGCGCGGCTGAAGACATGGGTCGGCTCGGTGTGCGTGGCCCTCGTCGTCGTGCCTGTCGCCCTGGCCAACATCCTGCCGATCCCCGGGCCGGACGACCAGAGCCTCGGCCTGCGTCGCCTGCCACCGCTGGCCGACGGGCACCTGTTCGGAACCGACCAGCTCGGCAGAGATCTTCTCTCCCGGGTCCTGCACGGCGGCCAGGTCTCGCTCACCGTCGGCGTGCTGGCCATCGTCGTGTCCGGCATCATCGGTCTCATCGCCGGCGCCGCGGCCGGATTCTTCGGTGGCTGGGTCGATGCCATGGTCTCGCGCCTGCTGGAAGCGCAGCTGTCGCTGCCTCTGCTGTTGATGCTGCTGCTCATCGTCGCGCTCTTCGGCCCGTCCATTCCGGTCATCACCTTCGTGATCGCGATCGCGCAGTGGCCGGAAGTGGCCCGCCTGACCCGTTCTCTGGTGCTCGTCGAGCGGGAGAAACCGTACGTGGCCGCGGCCCGGGTGCTCGGCCTGCATCGCATCACCATCCTGTTCCGGCACGTGCTGCCCAACGTCGTCAAGCAGGCCACGCTGGTGATCCTGCTGTTGCTGGCCCAGGCCGTGCTGCTGGAGAGCGCGCTGAGCTACTTGGGCGCCGGCCCGCAGCGCCCGTTCGCCACCTGGGGCCGCATCATCTCCGACGGCCAGGACTACATCACGACGTCGTGGTGGCTGGTCACGCTGCCCGGTCCGGTCATCGTGCTGCTTGTCGTCGGTGTCAACCTGCTCGGAGACGGGCTGCGGGACCGAGTCCGCAGGCGGAAGGAAAGGTGA
- the pdxA gene encoding 4-hydroxythreonine-4-phosphate dehydrogenase PdxA: MKPKPSTAADGVLVVADDLSGAAEVAARIMMRTTRTRIVLTDHAVRGERDSADILVVDTDSRHLRPAEAAAAVRSAVALASAGRPRLVFKKIDSLLRGNVAAEVAALTTPGAGIIVTPALPGLDRVVRGGVLHLAGVALHRANAWAVDGVPAPTSVEAALAPLRARVLDLATVRSDRLSDAIASCAEEARIALCDAETDQDLDAVLRAALAVPSVRLVGSGGLADALGRHLRSLSTAVEEHEPAPTHTARRRDAAPLVVVGSAEPVAAEQVRRLAEAGAVPVALPVTALLGTPAGREPLPHIPIGDRAVVAFLDSAGSVLPAASRDIARRLAETVADAVRASARPVDLVLTGGETARRVLDALQVRELTPVEQIHLGAVHSRTPEGRSVVTRPGSFGEGDSLVEIVRALAPHSLGPLDPTLLPLNQAKGPVVSISTAAVGRQPRAAATPIIAVTMGDGAGVGPEVIVGALQDPHVAELCRPVVIGDAVRLRQAASILGTATEIVVVDTVTDAVFQPGRVNVIDLGLLPEDLPWGQISPVAGAAAYHYVRVASELAMAGKVQAICTAPLNKEALHAGGYIFPGHTELLAHLTGTDEVSMMLSSPKIRVIHVTTHLGLIDAIAKIEPGLVERTIRRGHEALRRAGIENPRIGVCGINPHAGENGLFGYGEEAEKIVPAVEVLKADGIDVHGPLPADTAFFVAGRGDYDLIVAMYHDQGHGPVKILGIEAGVNITVGLPVIRTSVDHGTAFDIAGKGTAEVGSMIEALRQAAQMSPSPAI; this comes from the coding sequence TTGAAGCCCAAGCCCAGCACGGCCGCGGACGGTGTCCTCGTCGTGGCCGACGACCTGTCGGGTGCGGCCGAGGTGGCAGCACGCATCATGATGCGCACAACACGCACAAGGATTGTTCTCACTGACCACGCCGTGCGGGGCGAGCGCGATTCCGCCGACATCCTCGTCGTCGATACCGACTCCCGGCACCTGCGTCCCGCCGAGGCGGCCGCGGCGGTGCGTTCCGCGGTCGCCCTGGCCTCCGCCGGGCGTCCGCGGCTGGTCTTCAAGAAGATCGACTCGCTGCTGCGCGGCAACGTCGCGGCGGAAGTGGCCGCGCTGACGACGCCTGGGGCCGGCATCATCGTCACCCCTGCCCTGCCTGGCCTGGATCGGGTGGTGCGCGGCGGCGTGCTGCACCTGGCCGGCGTGGCCCTCCACCGGGCGAACGCCTGGGCGGTGGACGGCGTCCCGGCTCCGACGTCGGTCGAGGCAGCGCTGGCGCCGCTCCGGGCCCGCGTGCTGGACCTCGCGACCGTGCGATCGGATCGTCTTTCCGACGCGATTGCCTCGTGCGCCGAGGAGGCGCGCATCGCGCTGTGCGACGCGGAGACCGATCAGGATCTGGACGCCGTGCTGCGTGCCGCGCTGGCCGTGCCGTCGGTGCGACTGGTGGGATCCGGCGGGCTCGCCGACGCGCTCGGGCGCCATCTGCGGAGTCTCAGTACGGCCGTCGAGGAGCATGAGCCCGCCCCGACGCACACCGCTCGGCGCAGGGACGCGGCGCCGCTCGTCGTGGTGGGCAGCGCGGAGCCGGTCGCGGCCGAACAGGTGCGCCGGCTGGCCGAGGCCGGAGCCGTTCCCGTTGCCCTGCCCGTGACGGCGCTCCTCGGCACACCTGCCGGCCGGGAGCCCCTCCCCCACATCCCGATCGGCGACCGGGCGGTCGTGGCCTTCCTCGACTCCGCCGGCTCCGTCCTCCCTGCGGCCTCCCGTGACATCGCGCGCCGGCTGGCCGAGACCGTCGCGGACGCGGTGCGCGCGTCCGCGCGGCCGGTGGACCTCGTGCTGACCGGCGGAGAGACCGCCCGGCGCGTCCTCGACGCCCTCCAGGTGCGGGAACTGACACCTGTTGAGCAGATACACCTGGGAGCCGTCCACTCCCGGACGCCCGAAGGCCGTTCAGTGGTCACCCGCCCGGGCAGTTTCGGGGAGGGCGACTCGCTCGTCGAGATCGTCAGGGCCCTGGCTCCGCACTCCCTCGGACCTCTTGACCCCACTCTTCTCCCCCTGAACCAAGCGAAAGGTCCCGTCGTGAGCATCAGCACCGCCGCCGTCGGCCGACAGCCGCGCGCAGCGGCCACTCCGATCATCGCCGTCACCATGGGTGACGGGGCCGGTGTGGGTCCGGAAGTCATTGTCGGCGCCCTCCAGGACCCCCACGTCGCCGAGCTCTGCCGTCCCGTCGTCATCGGCGACGCCGTACGGCTGCGCCAGGCGGCCTCCATCCTCGGGACCGCCACCGAGATCGTGGTGGTCGACACGGTGACCGACGCCGTGTTCCAGCCTGGACGCGTCAATGTCATCGACCTGGGGCTCCTGCCGGAAGACCTGCCCTGGGGGCAGATCTCCCCCGTGGCGGGTGCGGCCGCGTACCACTATGTGCGAGTCGCCAGCGAGCTGGCAATGGCCGGGAAGGTGCAGGCGATCTGCACGGCGCCACTGAACAAGGAAGCCCTGCATGCAGGCGGCTACATCTTCCCCGGGCACACCGAACTCCTCGCGCACCTGACCGGGACCGACGAGGTGTCCATGATGTTGTCCTCGCCGAAGATCCGTGTCATCCACGTCACCACGCACCTTGGACTGATCGACGCCATCGCGAAGATCGAACCCGGCCTGGTGGAACGAACCATACGCCGAGGCCACGAGGCGCTGCGGCGCGCCGGGATCGAGAACCCGCGCATCGGCGTGTGCGGCATCAATCCGCACGCCGGGGAGAACGGCCTGTTCGGCTACGGCGAAGAGGCCGAGAAAATCGTTCCCGCCGTCGAAGTCCTGAAGGCCGACGGCATCGACGTGCACGGGCCGCTGCCCGCCGACACGGCGTTCTTCGTCGCGGGGCGCGGAGACTACGACCTCATCGTGGCGATGTACCACGACCAGGGCCACGGTCCGGTGAAGATCCTCGGCATCGAGGCCGGGGTGAACATCACCGTGGGCCTGCCCGTCATCCGGACGTCCGTGGACCACGGAACCGCCTTCGACATCGCAGGGAAAGGCACCGCCGAAGTAGGTAGCATGATCGAGGCGCTGCGGCAAGCCGCCCAGATGTCTCCCAGCCCGGCGATCTGA
- a CDS encoding sialidase family protein has product MSQPVVPDHLPMDGMIRVRDDDPDRHEAYLIAPAVQNHAANIMSLRDGALGCVWFGGTQEGVSDISIWFSRLQKGTDTWSTPTRLSDDPTRSEQNPVLFPTAAGELWLLYTAQHAGNQDTAEVRCRISHDDGHTWGPVHTLLPATSRGGVFVRQPVLVLPSGRWLLPVFNCVTTSGKRWAGDRDTSSLMVSDDEGRTWREQPVPDSVGCVHMNVHLLADGTLLALFRSRWADSIYASRSEDEGMTWSVPAATELPNNNSSIQYVTLRDGRLALVFNASSAADATERRVSLYDEIDDDGLAATPASRSGDEPAPAGSDERTAFWGAPRAPMTLALSGDGGRTWPIRRDLEVGDGYCLTNNSRDGLNREFSYPSIQETADGDLHIVFTYHRRVIKYVRVRPEWAARADGI; this is encoded by the coding sequence GTGAGCCAGCCCGTCGTTCCCGACCATCTGCCCATGGACGGCATGATCCGCGTTCGCGACGACGATCCGGACCGCCATGAGGCGTATCTGATCGCGCCTGCCGTGCAGAACCACGCGGCCAACATCATGTCGCTACGCGACGGCGCTCTCGGCTGCGTGTGGTTCGGCGGCACGCAGGAAGGCGTCTCGGACATCTCCATCTGGTTCTCCCGGCTGCAGAAGGGGACGGACACCTGGTCCACGCCGACGCGGCTGTCCGACGACCCGACGCGTTCCGAGCAGAACCCGGTCCTGTTCCCCACTGCCGCCGGAGAGCTGTGGCTGCTGTACACCGCCCAGCACGCAGGCAACCAGGACACCGCCGAAGTCCGTTGCCGCATCTCGCACGACGACGGTCACACCTGGGGACCCGTGCACACCCTCCTGCCCGCCACGAGCCGCGGCGGCGTCTTCGTCCGGCAGCCCGTGCTCGTGCTGCCGTCCGGCCGATGGCTGCTGCCCGTCTTCAACTGCGTCACCACATCGGGGAAGCGCTGGGCCGGCGACCGCGACACCAGCTCTCTCATGGTCTCCGACGACGAGGGACGAACCTGGCGCGAACAGCCCGTCCCGGACAGCGTCGGCTGCGTCCACATGAACGTCCACCTGCTGGCCGACGGCACGCTGCTCGCCCTGTTCCGCAGCCGCTGGGCGGATTCGATCTACGCGAGCCGGTCGGAAGACGAGGGCATGACCTGGAGCGTTCCCGCTGCCACCGAGCTGCCCAACAACAATTCCTCCATCCAGTACGTCACACTGCGTGACGGCCGGCTGGCGCTGGTGTTCAACGCCAGCAGCGCGGCCGACGCCACCGAGCGCCGGGTGTCCCTGTACGACGAGATCGACGATGACGGCCTGGCCGCGACCCCGGCGAGTCGGTCCGGCGACGAGCCGGCACCCGCCGGGAGCGATGAGCGGACCGCGTTTTGGGGCGCCCCGCGTGCGCCCATGACCCTCGCGCTGTCTGGCGACGGAGGGCGCACGTGGCCGATCCGCCGCGATCTGGAGGTAGGCGATGGCTACTGCCTGACCAACAACTCCCGCGATGGCCTCAACCGAGAGTTCTCCTACCCGTCCATCCAGGAAACCGCCGACGGTGACCTGCACATCGTCTTCACCTACCACCGTCGCGTCATCAAGTACGTCCGAGTACGACCCGAGTGGGCCGCCCGCGCCGATGGCATCTGA
- a CDS encoding ABC transporter permease: protein MIRYVAQRAGQSILAIFLTVSAVFVLVRLAPGDPVAAYASPLATTAELERIRVQFGLDKPLLQQYGIFVRDLFGGDLGTSFSFQAPALDVVLSRMPYTVMLAVSAILFAAVVAIPVGVWMARHADTGRELGANVAMIAGQSMPEFWSGIMLLTIFAVLVPVLPASGFTSWAGMVLPTVTVGILQIALISRMVRREMGAGFAAPYLTIARSRGVSERGLTWRYAMGNSAIPVVTALGTRFAAMLNGVVVVEVVFAWPGVGSLVVRALETRDYPLIQATVLVTAILTVAVQLLIDLTYPLLDPRVRLGKAVAS, encoded by the coding sequence GTGATCCGCTACGTCGCCCAGCGTGCCGGGCAGAGCATCCTGGCGATCTTCCTGACCGTCTCCGCGGTGTTCGTCCTCGTGCGGCTGGCACCGGGGGATCCGGTGGCCGCCTACGCCAGTCCCCTGGCCACCACTGCCGAGCTCGAACGCATCCGGGTCCAGTTCGGCCTGGACAAACCGCTCTTACAGCAGTACGGAATTTTCGTGCGTGACCTGTTCGGCGGCGACCTGGGCACGTCCTTCTCCTTCCAGGCCCCCGCCCTGGACGTCGTCCTCAGCCGGATGCCGTACACCGTCATGCTCGCCGTGTCCGCCATCCTGTTCGCCGCGGTCGTGGCCATCCCGGTCGGTGTCTGGATGGCGCGGCACGCCGACACCGGCCGCGAGCTGGGGGCCAACGTGGCCATGATCGCCGGCCAGTCCATGCCGGAGTTCTGGAGCGGCATCATGCTGCTGACCATCTTCGCCGTGCTCGTCCCCGTCCTCCCGGCATCCGGCTTCACCAGTTGGGCCGGCATGGTGCTGCCGACCGTGACCGTCGGCATCCTGCAGATCGCGCTGATCTCCCGGATGGTGCGCCGGGAGATGGGGGCCGGCTTCGCGGCTCCGTACCTGACGATCGCCCGCTCCCGTGGCGTCTCCGAACGCGGCCTGACCTGGCGCTACGCCATGGGCAACTCGGCCATCCCGGTGGTGACCGCGCTCGGCACCCGCTTCGCCGCCATGCTCAACGGCGTGGTGGTGGTCGAAGTCGTCTTCGCCTGGCCGGGTGTCGGATCGCTCGTCGTGCGCGCGCTGGAAACCAGGGACTACCCGCTGATCCAGGCCACCGTCCTGGTCACGGCCATCCTGACCGTGGCTGTCCAGCTCCTCATCGATCTCACCTACCCGCTGCTCGACCCGCGGGTACGACTCGGGAAGGCGGTGGCCTCATGA
- a CDS encoding ABC transporter ATP-binding protein, whose protein sequence is MTDAFLEVDGLVVDYPVAHGVFRAVDNVSFSVRRGGTLAIVGESGCGKSTIARSIVRLVKPAAGRIVVGGTDIAQLREKQLRPMRTRVQMIFQDPYGSLDPHLSAEEIVAEPLRVRGMRDRRARAKEAARLIDQVGLPATALERRPPEFSGGQRQRIGIARALASKPDLLVCDEATSALDVSVQAQVLALLVKIQAETGLTYVVISHNLGVVREISEDIVVMSKGRLVESGPTRTVLAAPAHPYTRALRRAALDPATMHGRKPRHLVRAPSTTQTPGAPVQRGTDR, encoded by the coding sequence ATGACCGACGCGTTCCTCGAGGTCGACGGCCTCGTCGTGGACTATCCCGTCGCCCACGGCGTGTTCCGCGCGGTCGACAACGTCAGCTTCTCCGTGCGGCGGGGCGGCACCCTGGCCATCGTGGGGGAGTCAGGCTGCGGCAAGTCCACGATCGCCCGGTCGATCGTACGGCTGGTCAAGCCTGCCGCAGGCCGCATCGTGGTGGGCGGCACCGACATCGCCCAGCTGAGGGAGAAACAGCTGCGCCCGATGCGCACCCGGGTACAGATGATCTTCCAGGACCCGTACGGATCGCTCGACCCGCACCTATCGGCGGAGGAGATCGTCGCGGAACCGCTGCGGGTGCGCGGAATGCGCGACAGACGCGCCCGGGCCAAGGAGGCGGCCAGGCTCATCGACCAGGTCGGCCTGCCCGCCACGGCCCTGGAACGTCGCCCGCCGGAGTTCTCCGGCGGCCAGCGCCAGCGCATCGGCATCGCCAGAGCCCTCGCCTCCAAGCCCGACCTCCTGGTCTGCGACGAGGCGACGAGCGCACTGGATGTGTCCGTGCAGGCGCAGGTCCTGGCCCTGCTCGTGAAGATCCAGGCCGAGACCGGCCTCACCTATGTCGTGATCTCCCACAACCTCGGTGTGGTCAGGGAGATCAGCGAGGACATCGTCGTCATGAGCAAAGGGCGCCTGGTCGAGTCCGGCCCGACCCGGACGGTGCTGGCCGCCCCGGCCCACCCCTACACGCGCGCACTCCGCAGGGCCGCGCTGGATCCGGCCACGATGCACGGGCGCAAGCCGCGCCACCTGGTGCGGGCCCCGTCCACTACGCAGACCCCCGGAGCACCCGTTCAGCGAGGAACCGACCGATGA
- a CDS encoding ABC transporter ATP-binding protein, translating to MTAEFDGADPPLLEVEDLQIELMTEAGIVRAVDGVSFLIRQGETVTIIGESGSGKSTTAMGILRLLPPELAVLSGKARFQGVDVIADPGAVRKVRGRTVSLIPQDPMTALSPVHTIGQQLREAVRLRQRGLSRSETVSRSVDLLARMHISDPEPQLRRYPHQLSGGMLQRVLIAIALAGSPGLLVADEPTSALDVTVQAGILDLLLEVQENTGIGILMITHDIGVARLVSDRIHVMKDGRFVESGEAEQIVDAPRDPYTRKLLTAVPRLGPWDEDGESLEASLDDAVGEPR from the coding sequence ATGACAGCCGAGTTCGACGGGGCCGATCCTCCCCTGCTGGAGGTCGAGGACCTACAGATCGAGCTGATGACCGAAGCCGGCATCGTCCGCGCCGTCGACGGTGTCAGCTTCCTCATCCGCCAGGGCGAAACCGTGACGATCATCGGCGAATCGGGATCGGGCAAGTCCACCACGGCCATGGGCATCCTGCGGCTGCTCCCCCCGGAGCTGGCGGTCCTCTCTGGCAAGGCCCGCTTTCAGGGAGTCGACGTCATCGCCGACCCCGGCGCGGTACGCAAGGTGCGCGGGCGTACCGTCTCGCTCATCCCGCAGGATCCCATGACGGCGCTCAGCCCCGTCCACACCATCGGGCAGCAACTCCGCGAGGCCGTGCGGCTGCGCCAGCGTGGCCTGTCCCGGTCGGAAACCGTCTCGCGGTCCGTCGACCTGCTGGCCCGGATGCACATATCGGATCCGGAGCCCCAGCTACGCAGGTATCCGCATCAGCTGTCAGGAGGCATGCTGCAGCGTGTGCTCATCGCGATCGCGCTCGCCGGATCGCCCGGGCTGCTCGTCGCCGACGAACCGACCTCCGCCCTGGACGTCACCGTCCAGGCAGGCATCCTCGACCTGCTGCTCGAAGTACAGGAGAACACCGGCATCGGCATCCTCATGATTACTCACGACATCGGCGTGGCCCGGCTCGTCTCGGACCGCATCCATGTCATGAAGGACGGGCGATTCGTCGAGTCGGGCGAGGCCGAGCAGATCGTCGACGCACCCCGCGACCCGTACACCAGGAAGTTGCTGACAGCGGTCCCACGGCTGGGCCCCTGGGACGAAGACGGCGAGTCCCTGGAAGCGTCCCTCGACGACGCCGTGGGAGAACCCCGATGA
- a CDS encoding aldo/keto reductase: MTTSVPAISLPAATPSGAHIGLSRLVLGTMTFGDTADAKEAARMLDVALDSGITGVDTANAYAGGATESILAPLLATRRDRVVLATKAGMPHPDAHDHPPLSARGLRASLEGSLRRLQVDHVDLFYLHQPDRRTSPAETLGAIAEFVAEGKISALGVSNYAAWQISEINHAADAVGAPRPVVAQQLYNLLSRRVEEEYLEFARSTGLTTMVYNPLGGGLLTGRHTFDHDPAAGRFGDSKLAPLYRQRYWSPALFEAVTALGEIAAQSGISLIELALRWLLHRDGVGAVLLGGSKAEHLRANIATAAAGPLPEDVVAACDRVGAALRGPMPAYNR; the protein is encoded by the coding sequence ATGACAACTTCCGTACCGGCGATCTCCCTACCGGCGGCGACACCGTCCGGGGCGCACATCGGGCTGTCCCGGCTGGTGCTGGGAACCATGACGTTCGGCGACACGGCCGACGCGAAAGAGGCCGCGCGCATGCTGGACGTGGCGCTCGACTCCGGCATCACCGGTGTGGACACCGCCAACGCCTACGCGGGCGGCGCGACCGAGTCCATCCTGGCACCGCTGCTCGCCACCCGGCGCGACCGGGTCGTCCTCGCCACCAAGGCCGGTATGCCCCATCCGGACGCCCATGATCACCCGCCGTTGTCCGCCAGAGGATTGCGAGCGAGCCTCGAAGGCAGCCTGCGCCGCCTGCAGGTCGACCACGTCGACCTGTTCTATCTGCACCAGCCCGACCGCCGCACGTCGCCGGCCGAGACGCTCGGCGCGATCGCCGAGTTCGTCGCCGAGGGCAAGATCAGCGCGCTCGGCGTCTCCAACTACGCTGCCTGGCAGATCTCGGAGATCAACCATGCCGCCGACGCCGTCGGCGCGCCACGGCCTGTCGTCGCCCAACAGCTGTACAACCTCCTGTCCCGCAGGGTAGAGGAGGAATACCTGGAGTTCGCGCGGAGCACCGGCCTGACCACCATGGTCTACAACCCGCTCGGCGGGGGCTTGCTCACCGGGCGTCACACCTTCGACCATGACCCCGCCGCCGGCCGCTTCGGCGACTCCAAGCTCGCTCCCCTGTACCGGCAGCGGTACTGGAGTCCGGCGCTGTTCGAGGCCGTCACCGCCCTCGGCGAGATCGCCGCGCAGTCGGGCATCTCCCTCATCGAGCTTGCTCTGCGGTGGCTGCTCCATCGCGACGGCGTGGGGGCCGTCCTGCTCGGCGGTTCCAAGGCCGAACACCTGCGCGCGAACATCGCGACCGCCGCGGCCGGGCCGCTTCCCGAGGATGTCGTCGCAGCCTGTGACCGCGTGGGGGCGGCGCTGCGCGGCCCCATGCCCGCCTACAACCGATGA